One Deltaproteobacteria bacterium genomic window carries:
- a CDS encoding SDR family oxidoreductase, whose product MDLQLQGKRALVSGSTAGIGFAIAEALAGEGAEVWINGRTEARASDAVRHVKERRANAKVHALVADLGTAEGCAKAVQRVPELDVLVNNVGIFEPKPFAEIPDADWMRFFEVNVLSGVRLARAYLPGMLERNWGRIQFISSESALQIPAEMIHYGTTKTAQLAVARGLAETTRGTNVTVNAILPGPTKSEGVGDFVAAMASQQKKSAHDVEREFFQHARPTSLLQRFETPEEIAALAVFVASPRASGINGAALRVDGGVVRAIG is encoded by the coding sequence ATGGATCTGCAGCTTCAGGGCAAGCGCGCGCTGGTGAGCGGCTCGACGGCGGGCATCGGCTTCGCGATCGCGGAGGCGCTGGCGGGCGAGGGCGCCGAGGTGTGGATCAACGGCCGCACCGAGGCGCGCGCGAGCGACGCCGTGAGGCACGTGAAGGAGCGCCGCGCGAACGCGAAGGTCCACGCGCTTGTTGCGGATCTGGGGACGGCCGAGGGGTGCGCGAAGGCGGTGCAGCGCGTGCCCGAGCTCGACGTGCTGGTGAACAACGTGGGCATCTTCGAGCCCAAGCCGTTCGCCGAGATTCCCGACGCGGATTGGATGCGCTTCTTCGAGGTGAACGTGCTCTCCGGCGTGCGGCTCGCGCGCGCGTATCTGCCGGGAATGCTCGAGCGCAACTGGGGACGCATCCAGTTCATCTCCAGCGAGAGCGCCCTGCAGATTCCGGCGGAGATGATCCACTACGGCACCACCAAGACCGCGCAGCTCGCGGTGGCGCGGGGGCTCGCCGAGACCACGCGCGGCACGAACGTGACCGTGAACGCGATCCTGCCCGGGCCGACCAAGAGTGAAGGCGTGGGCGACTTCGTCGCGGCGATGGCCAGTCAGCAGAAGAAGAGCGCGCACGACGTGGAGCGCGAGTTCTTCCAGCACGCGCGGCCGACGTCGCTGTTGCAGCGCTTCGAGACGCCCGAGGAGATCGCCGCGCTCGCGGTGTTCGTGGCCAGCC
- a CDS encoding TetR/AcrR family transcriptional regulator, whose protein sequence is MAPRGQTRKKIVETTARLLVTQGFHATGMNQVLAESGAPRGSLYFHFPGGKLELAVEAVQALGAELGTTLEAILDRQPTVEAGLRSLCEMFAKQLKKSGFLRGCPIATVSLEAGAGPVELLDACATVFRSWEGELAKRLQSEGMPPKRANATAANVLAIIEGALLLSKAHREAAPLLRAEEAISALLASA, encoded by the coding sequence ATGGCCCCCCGCGGACAGACCCGAAAGAAGATCGTCGAGACCACCGCCCGCCTCCTGGTGACCCAGGGCTTCCACGCCACGGGGATGAACCAGGTGCTGGCCGAGAGCGGCGCGCCGCGCGGCTCGCTCTACTTCCACTTCCCGGGCGGCAAGCTGGAGCTCGCGGTCGAGGCCGTCCAGGCGCTGGGTGCGGAGCTCGGCACGACGCTCGAAGCGATCCTGGATCGCCAGCCGACGGTCGAGGCCGGGCTGCGCTCGCTCTGCGAGATGTTCGCGAAGCAGCTCAAGAAGAGCGGCTTTCTTCGTGGATGTCCGATCGCCACGGTGTCTCTCGAGGCCGGCGCAGGTCCGGTGGAGCTCCTCGACGCCTGTGCGACGGTATTTCGCAGCTGGGAAGGCGAGCTCGCCAAGCGCCTGCAGTCGGAGGGCATGCCGCCCAAGCGCGCGAATGCCACGGCCGCGAACGTGCTGGCCATCATCGAGGGCGCGCTTCTCTTGTCGAAGGCGCACCGCGAGGCCGCGCCGCTGTTGCGCGCGGAAGAGGCGATCTCGGCGCTGCTCGCATCGGCGTGA
- a CDS encoding alpha/beta fold hydrolase encodes MAEDVRFPARDGRMLAGTLFPAEKPVGTVVVASAMGVPRRLYKAFSEHLAEKGLTALTFDYRGIGDSREGSLRGFDARLHQWGELDLAGALDWLRAQQPDLPLQLVTHSVGGQIFGLIEDAKVEGAVFIASQSGSWRLWHGLARAGMFAVWHLLLPGFAKTLGYVPMKAFGQGEDLPGGVAAQWAEWGRQDDYVWSYARPRGGLGFSRWSGPLRAYAIADDAYAPRPGVEALVAMYSKAETELRVVKPADIGAKSIGHFGVFKPQFRDSIWSEIRDTLLGRLTPGAHAA; translated from the coding sequence ATGGCCGAGGACGTTCGCTTCCCCGCTCGCGATGGACGAATGCTGGCGGGCACCCTCTTTCCTGCCGAGAAGCCTGTGGGCACCGTGGTCGTCGCTTCGGCCATGGGCGTGCCGCGAAGGCTCTACAAGGCCTTCTCCGAGCACCTCGCCGAGAAGGGGCTCACCGCCCTCACCTTCGACTACCGGGGCATCGGCGACTCGCGCGAGGGCTCGCTCCGCGGCTTCGACGCGCGCCTGCACCAGTGGGGCGAGCTCGACCTCGCCGGCGCCCTCGACTGGCTCCGCGCCCAACAGCCCGACTTGCCGCTGCAGCTCGTGACCCACAGCGTGGGCGGGCAGATCTTCGGGCTCATCGAGGACGCGAAGGTGGAAGGCGCGGTCTTCATCGCCTCGCAGAGCGGCTCGTGGCGTCTCTGGCACGGCTTGGCGCGTGCGGGGATGTTCGCGGTGTGGCACCTGCTCCTGCCCGGGTTCGCGAAGACGCTCGGCTACGTCCCCATGAAGGCGTTCGGCCAGGGCGAGGACCTGCCCGGCGGCGTGGCCGCGCAGTGGGCCGAGTGGGGCCGACAGGATGACTACGTGTGGAGCTACGCGCGTCCGCGCGGCGGGCTGGGCTTCTCGCGATGGTCCGGGCCCTTGCGCGCGTACGCCATCGCCGACGACGCGTACGCGCCGCGGCCCGGCGTGGAAGCGCTGGTGGCCATGTACAGCAAGGCCGAGACCGAGCTGCGCGTGGTGAAGCCCGCGGACATCGGCGCCAAGAGCATTGGACACTTTGGAGTCTTCAAGCCCCAGTTTCGCGACAGCATCTGGAGCGAGATCCGCGATACCTTGCTCGGCCGACTCACGCCCGGCGCGCACGCCGCATAG
- a CDS encoding crotonase/enoyl-CoA hydratase family protein, translated as MEFKSLKIEKHEHVAELVLQGPGKGNAMGPDFWREMPQAIAALDADSDVRVILVRGEGKHFSYGLDLAAMMESLGPVIVGENTAKERTALLKLITEMQKATEGLARTPKPVIAAIHGWCIGGAVNLIASCDIRYASADAKFSLREARVGIVADMGALQRLPHIIGQGNARELAFLAHDIDAERARGMHLVNEVFATPEAMLEAARARAAAIAANPPLVVQGCKQVLEYCADKTIEDGLRFVAVWNSAFLQSKDLAEAFAAFAEKRPPKFEGH; from the coding sequence ATGGAATTCAAATCTTTGAAGATCGAGAAGCACGAGCACGTCGCCGAGCTCGTCTTGCAGGGCCCGGGCAAGGGCAACGCCATGGGCCCGGACTTCTGGCGCGAGATGCCGCAAGCGATCGCCGCGCTCGATGCGGATTCCGACGTTCGCGTGATCCTCGTGCGCGGCGAGGGCAAGCACTTCAGCTACGGGCTGGACCTGGCGGCGATGATGGAGTCGCTCGGGCCGGTGATCGTCGGCGAGAACACGGCCAAGGAGCGCACGGCGCTCTTGAAGCTCATCACCGAGATGCAGAAGGCCACCGAGGGCCTGGCGCGCACGCCCAAGCCGGTGATCGCCGCCATCCACGGCTGGTGCATCGGCGGCGCGGTGAACCTGATTGCCTCCTGCGACATCCGCTACGCCAGCGCCGACGCGAAGTTCTCCCTGCGCGAGGCGCGCGTGGGAATCGTGGCCGACATGGGCGCGCTGCAGCGGCTGCCGCACATCATCGGCCAGGGCAACGCGCGCGAGCTCGCGTTCCTGGCGCACGACATCGACGCCGAGCGTGCGCGGGGCATGCACCTGGTGAACGAGGTCTTCGCCACGCCTGAGGCCATGCTCGAGGCAGCGCGCGCGCGGGCGGCGGCCATCGCTGCGAATCCGCCGTTGGTGGTGCAAGGCTGCAAGCAGGTGCTCGAGTACTGCGCCGACAAGACCATCGAGGACGGCCTGCGCTTCGTGGCGGTGTGGAACTCGGCGTTCCTGCAGTCGAAGGATCTCGCGGAGGCCTTCGCCGCGTTCGCCGAGAAGCGGCCGCCGAAGTTCGAAGGCCACTGA